Genomic window (Streptomyces sp. TG1A-60):
CCGCGGGGATCCCGGACAACGGGTTCCGCGCCGTGACCTTGCCGTTGCCGTCCACGCGGATGCCGGCCGCGGGCCCCTCGTGGTCCTGGATGTTGACCAGGTCGTCCTTGGCCTTCTTGATGGCCGCGTAACCCTCTTCCAGGATCAGCTTCACACCCTTGGCCTCGGCCGCGGCGTCCGCGAACTCCTTGGCCGTCTTACCGATGAACGCCTTGGTGACCCCTGCGTTGACGCCCTCCCAGGCCGCTCTGTCCGCCTTTGCCTTCATCCCGTCGGCGGCGTCGGTGGCGAGCTTGTCCAGCTTTCCCGCCATCTCCGACCAGTCGTCGGCGGCGGCCTTCAGCTTCGCCACCGGGGCGTCGATTATGTCCTCGTACTTCAGCATTTGCGCGCTCCCCCGAGCCCTATTTCATGTATTCCGTGAGCACCGACATCCGCGTCAGATCTCCCTCGATCTTCGCCTCGTCCTTGGCGTGCTGGGCCTTGCTGTAGTCGAGGTGATTCGAAATCTGCGCGCAGGCGTCCAGCAGCGTCTTCAGGTGGGTCTGCCAGAAGTCATGCACCTTCAGCACGGCCGAACCGCTCACGAAGTTCCCGTTGGTCAGCGCCGTCGCCGCGTCGAACGTGGAAGGACGGGCGATGTCGCCCTCCTTCGCCAGCCGACCCAGCAGGTCATACGCGTCATTGCCGATAGCGCCGAGGTCGTCCCGATTGACCACCAGGTCGTTCCCGCCACCACCACCTCCGCCGCCGTCGGCCGGAATGCTGTTGATCTGCATGGCAGTCCGCTCGGCCGCCGCCGCGCGCAGTTCGGCCCATTCTTGTTCGAACGTCATGAATTCCCCCAAGGCCATCCGGGCAGGCCACTCCACCGTACTCGCGCGGCCACCGACCTGATCACCTGTCTCTTGTACCATCACCCGCCCACGGGGCGGCCGGTAGTTGATTCCCCGAAGCCCGGACGACAACGATCGAATCCCGGCAGGGTCATGCCCTGTGGAACCGGCCTCCCCGGCCTCCCCGCCTGCCCGAAGCCGGCAGATACGGCCCCAGAGACGACGAAAGGTTCATTCCTCCCGTTTGAACCACGTGGTGCCACCGAGCGGGAATCCGTAGCGCGGACGGCCGTTCATGGCGCTGGTACGGAAGGGCTCGCTCTGGTCCCTTATCTCCATCGTTCCCTGGCGGCCGCCGCTGGACCATTGCAGCTCCAGATACCACCTCACGTAGCGGGAGCCGGTGTGGGCGGTGATGTGAAGCACTTCGGGGTCGGATCGGCTGACGCTGTAGGGGAAACCGCGCTGGCCTCCCTTCGGCACCACAGTGGGCCGTGCGGCGTCGAGGTCCACCTCGAACGGCCTTGTCGCCACACCTCCGCCGCAGCCATCGCCCATGGCGTACGCGTTCCAGGCCAACGGCGCTTCGGCGCCGATCACGCGGACGTACAGCGACTCGATGACCACGGCCTGCTCCCCGGTGCCCTGGACGGTCAAGGCCACGCGCTGCCCGCCGGCGGGGACGGCGCCGAGTTCGCTCGCCCAGCCCTGGGCGTCCTGCGGCAGCGGCGGCTGCGGAACCTTGGTGGGGGGCCGGTCGACCAGGGAGGAAGCGTCGCAGGGGTGTTTCCAGGCGTGGGCACGGACGCTCACCGTCAGTGGCGCGGGTGCACCGTCCGGGGCGGTGTCCTGGGCCCGGTCCGGGGCGACGGTGGCACCGCCGCTCACCGACGTCGACGGCCGCGCGCTCGGCGTCTGCGAGGCGGAAGAGCGGCTTGGCCGTGCAGAGGGGGACGACGACGAGGACGCAGTCGTAGGCCCGTGTGCTGCCCCCAGCGTCCCGAAGTGCCCGCCTGGAATGGCGGATGGGACGGAGCATGGCACAGGCTTTGGTCATCCAAGCACGCCGCTCCGGCCACCCGGTGACGGCGCTTTGGACTCTCCTGGATTTGGCACCAAGTCGGCCTTGAGGCAGGGCCGTCGCACGGCAGCGTTCCGGCATCCGGCCGGGCAGCGGCACCACCTACCAGCACGGCACACCCAGGCACGACCGACCGTCGGCCAGGACCAGAAGATCATTTCTCGGAACATCACAGAAAGCAGTCTTTCCATGCGTAGCGCCAACCGCTTCACCGCCCGCGCGGCCGTCTCATCCATGGTCGTGGCCGCGGCCCTCTCGCTCGTCGCTGTCCAGGCCGCCTCCGCCGCCGCCCCGAGGAAGGCCGCCTCGATCGTCGACTGCACGACGGAGAACACGAAGCTGACGGTCAAAGATGTCCCCCACCCCATAAACCACCTGTTGCTCACGGTCACCAACACCGGCACCAAGCTCTGCAACGCCTACGGCGCGCCCTTCCTGGCCGCCGGCGCCGGTGCCCAGGCCGCCGTCCCGTGGCTGGAGTCCAGCCGGCCTCAGGCCGTGGTGACACTGGCTCCCGGAGAGTCCGCGTACGCCGGCATCGGGACGTACACGCCCGACGGCTACGAGGGCCACACCGCCAAGACCCTGGGCGTGTCGTTCTCCAACAGGCAGCTGAACGGCTCGATCGGCGCGGGCAAGACTCTGAAGCTGCCCAACGGGGGCGTGTACTTCAACAGTTCCAACTACGTCACCTACTGGCAGAGCGACGTGGACAACGCCCTGTTCGGCTGAGCCGTCCGGCGTCCCACGGCACCGTCACGGCAAGACCGCGGTCGCGGGTGCGCGGCGAGCACCGCCGGTGATGGCGGTGCCGTGGGACGCGGAGCATGAGCGCGAGCAGGGTACTCCGGCGACTCGGCCGCAGCCCCAAAGCCCTGGCGGACCTGGCCCACGGCACCATCGATGCCAGCCACAGCACCCTGGCCGAGGCCCTGACCGGCCGGTTCGAAGAGCACCACGCCTTCATGTGCCGGATGCTGCCGGACACCGTCGACCACCTCACCGCCCGTACCGCCGGTGTAACGGCGGCCACCCGCTGTTCCGTCGAACAGTCGGCATCGCCGCTCCAGAGGCTCGTGCCTTCCCGTCGAGCGTGACGTGAGCCGCGGTCTGCCGTTGTAGAAGCCGATGCCCCCGACACCACAGCCAGACTTCAGCGCTCCCACGATCGTTCGCGCCGGATGACGCACGTCCGCAGAAGCGCTGCGAGGGGTACTTCCATGCAGGAGCCCGCGCGCACCCGGCCCGGGGCGGGGGCCGTCCGCCCGGACAGGGCTACCGCACGCTGGAAGCCTGTCGGCGGTCGGCCTGACACATCCGCTGCACAGCCCTGGCCCGACGCGCTTCGGCATCACGGCGGGGAAGGTCAGGTGGTGAGCGGGCAGGCACTCGGGGCGCCTGCCCCTTCCGTCACACGCTGAGCGCCGCCCGAACGGTCTGCTCGAACTCCGCTCCTCCCTCGCCGGAGGAGGTGACCCGGCCCGCCTCCAGCACGTAGTAGCCCTGGGCGGCCCGCATGGCGAAGCCGACGTGCTGTTCGACGAGGAGGACGGACAGGCCGCCTCGCCGGGTCAGGGCGAGGATCGTCTCCTCGATCTCGGAGACGACGGAGGGCTGGATGCCCTCGGTCGGTTCGTCGAGGAGGAGCAGTCGGGGGCGGGTGATCAGGGCGCGGGCGATGGCGAGTTGCTGGCGCTGGCCGCCGGAGAGAAGTCCGGCGCGGCGGCCGGACAGCTCGCGCAGGACCGGGAAGAGGTCCAGGGACTCGGCGATGGCCTCGTTGCCGTCGGGGCGGCCGTCGGCGACGAGTTGGAGGTTCTCGGCGGTGGTCAGGTGCGGGAAGGACTGCTGGCCCTGCGGGACGTAGGCCATACCTCGGGCGACCCGCTGGTGCGGAGCGAGGCGGGTGATGTCCTCGCCGTCCAGCAGGATCGTCCCGCCCGTCGGCTTGATCAGCCCCATGGCCGCCCGCAGGAGGGTGCTCTTGCCGGCGCCGTTGTGGCCGAGGACGGCCGCGACGCCGTCCTTCGGTACCGCGACGGTCACTTCGTGCAGCACGGTGGTGCGGTCGTAGCCCGCCCGGACGGTGTTGATCTCCAGCATGGGCGTCACGCCTCCTCGGGGACAGGAACGGCAGCGGGCTCGGGTTCGGATGCGCGGCCGAGGTAGACCTCCTGGACCTCGGCGTCGGCCTGGACCTCGGCGACGGAGCCCTCGCTGAGCACCTTGCCGGCGTGCAGGACACTGACGCTGCGTGCGAAGGAACGCATGAAGTCCATGTCGTGCTCGATGACGACGACCGTGTGGTCCTCGCTGACCCGTTGCAGCAGTTCGCCGGTGGCCTCGCGTTCGTCGTGGCTCATGCCGGCGACGGGCTCGTCGAGCAGCAGCAGCTTCACGTCCTGGACGAGCAGCATGCCGATCTCCAGCCACTGCTTCTGGCCGTGGGCGAGCACGCCCGCCGGGCGGTCACGGAGGTCGGTGAGGCCGGTGGTCTCCAGTGCCTTCGTCACTGCCTCGGGGATGTCCTTGCGGCGCCGCAGCATCGTCAGCGGGCCGCGCCTGGCTCCGGCGGCGATGTCGAGGTTCTGCAGGACGGTCAGTTCTTCGAAGACCGTGGCCGTCTGGAAGGTACGGCCGATCCCGAGGCGGGCGATGCGGTGCACGGGCTTGCCCAGGAGGTCCTCGCCGCCGAAGCGCACGGACCCGGTGGCCTTCACCAGTCCGGTGACCGCGTCGACCAGGGTGGTCTTGCCCGCGCCGTTGGGGCCGATGAGGAAGCGCAGGTCGCCGGGGCGGATGTCCAGGTCCACGCCGTCGACTGCCTTGAAGCCGTCGAACGTGACCCGCAGGTCGCGGACGGTCAGTCCCTCGCCGCTCATGCTGTCTCTCCAGTCGTGCGGGCAGGGGTACGGCGCTTGCGCAGGACGGTCACCAGCGAGGCCAGACCCCCGGGCAGGAAACCGACCGCCACCACGAACAGCAAACCCTGGAGGTACGTCCACGCGGCGGGATAGGCGTCCGAGAGCGTGCTCTGCGTCCAGGCCACCGCGATCGTGCCCAGCACCGCACCCACCAGCGACGCCCGGCCGCCGACCGCCGCGCCGATGACGAAGCCGATGGACGGCACGATGCCGATCAGCGCCGGGGAGATGATCCCCACCGCCGGCACGAAGAGGGCACCGGCCAGGCCCGCCATGCCGGCCGCGACGACGTACGCCACCAGCTTGACGTTGGCCGGGTTGTAGCCGAGGAAGCGGACCCGCTCCTCGGAGTCCCGTACGGCGATGAGGAGTTCGCCGTAACGGCTGACGAACAGCTGGCGGGCGGCGGCCATCAGCAACAGAAGCACGGCGGCGATGATGAGGTACACCATCCGCTGGTTCACGGGGTCGTTGAGGTCGTAGCCGAAGAAGCCCTGGATGTCGGTCAGGCCGTTGGTCCCGCCCGTGGTGGCCTGCTGGCCGACGAGCCAGATGGCCAGGGCGGCGGCGAGCGCCTGGCTGAGGATCGCGAAGTACGCGCCCTTCACCCGGCGGCGGAAGACGAAGAAGCCGAGCAGCGCAGCCACCGCCATCGGCAGCAGCACGGTCATCGCGAGGGCGAACGCCGGGTTGGCGAACGGACTCCACCACCAGGGCAGCGCGTCACCCGTGCCGTACAACTGCATGAAGTCCGGCAGCCTCTGGCCGGTGTCTGCGGCGTCGGCGAGCTTGAGGTGCATGGCCATGGCGTAGCCGCCGAGACCGAAGAAGACGCCCTGGCCGAGGACCATCAGTCCGCCGCGGCCCCAGGCGAGGCTCACGCCGACGGCCACGATCGCGTAGCACAGGTACTTGGCCAGGAGGTTGAGCCGGAAGTCGGACAGGACGAGCGGGGCAACGCCGAGGAGCAGGAGGGCGCCGAGGAGGAAGGCGCCGGGCACGCGGAAGCGCTCCAGGAGGGACACCGACGGCTGCACCACGGACGTCGTCTCGGTCGGGGAGGTCGTTGTCGTCATGCCAGGCTCCGGGTGCGCAGTGTGTACAGGCCCTGGGGTCGCCACTGAAGGAAGGCGACGATCGCCACGAGCACGATGACCTTGGCGACGCTCACGGTCGTGGAGTACTCCAGCACGGACTGCAGGACGCCGAGCGCGAAGGCCGTGATGACGCTGCCCTTGAGCTGGGCGATGCCGCCGACGACCACGACCAGGAAGGCGTCGACGATGTAGTTGGTGCCCATGGTCGGGCCGATCGGGCCGACCAGGGTGAGCGCGACGCCGGCCACACCCGCCAGGCCCGAGCCGATGAAGAACGTCGTACGGTCCACCCGCTCGGTGGCGATGCCGGAAACCTCGGCGAGGTCGCGGTTCTGGACGACGGCCCGGACACGGCGCCCGAGCGGGGTGCGCCGCAGGATCAGCGTGAGGGCGAGGACGCACAGCAGGGCGAGGACGAGGATGAACAGGCGGTTGTTGGCGAGGGTGACGCCCGCGACCGAGATGTTGCCGGTCAGCAGGTCCGGGGCGTGGGTCTGGACGTTGGGGGCGCCGAAGATGTCACGGGCGAGCTGCTGGAGCATCAGGGAGACGCCCCAGGTGACCAGCAGGGTGTCCAGGGGCCGGGTGTACAGGCGGCGGATGAGCAGCCACTCCAGGAGCGCTCCCATGGCGCCGGCGACGAGGAAGGCCAGTGGCAGGGCGACGAGCAGGGAGACGCCGGCGCTGCTGACGGACTTCTGCAGCACGTACGTGGTGTAGGCGCCGGCCATGATGAACTCGCCGTGCGCCATGTTGATCACGCCCATCTGACCGAAGGTCAGGGTCAGGCCGAGCGCGATGAGCAGCAGGACGGCACCGATGCTGATGCCGGTGAAGGACTGGTTGAGGATGACCGTCATGAAGCGGCTCCGGGTCCGGGACGATAGGTGCGGGCTTTCCATGGCGTGACCCGGCCTCACGACGAGGCCGGGTCTACCGCGAGGGGCC
Coding sequences:
- the urtB gene encoding urea ABC transporter permease subunit UrtB, whose protein sequence is MTVILNQSFTGISIGAVLLLIALGLTLTFGQMGVINMAHGEFIMAGAYTTYVLQKSVSSAGVSLLVALPLAFLVAGAMGALLEWLLIRRLYTRPLDTLLVTWGVSLMLQQLARDIFGAPNVQTHAPDLLTGNISVAGVTLANNRLFILVLALLCVLALTLILRRTPLGRRVRAVVQNRDLAEVSGIATERVDRTTFFIGSGLAGVAGVALTLVGPIGPTMGTNYIVDAFLVVVVGGIAQLKGSVITAFALGVLQSVLEYSTTVSVAKVIVLVAIVAFLQWRPQGLYTLRTRSLA
- the urtC gene encoding urea ABC transporter permease subunit UrtC: MTTTTSPTETTSVVQPSVSLLERFRVPGAFLLGALLLLGVAPLVLSDFRLNLLAKYLCYAIVAVGVSLAWGRGGLMVLGQGVFFGLGGYAMAMHLKLADAADTGQRLPDFMQLYGTGDALPWWWSPFANPAFALAMTVLLPMAVAALLGFFVFRRRVKGAYFAILSQALAAALAIWLVGQQATTGGTNGLTDIQGFFGYDLNDPVNQRMVYLIIAAVLLLLMAAARQLFVSRYGELLIAVRDSEERVRFLGYNPANVKLVAYVVAAGMAGLAGALFVPAVGIISPALIGIVPSIGFVIGAAVGGRASLVGAVLGTIAVAWTQSTLSDAYPAAWTYLQGLLFVVAVGFLPGGLASLVTVLRKRRTPARTTGETA
- the urtE gene encoding urea ABC transporter ATP-binding subunit UrtE; this encodes MLEINTVRAGYDRTTVLHEVTVAVPKDGVAAVLGHNGAGKSTLLRAAMGLIKPTGGTILLDGEDITRLAPHQRVARGMAYVPQGQQSFPHLTTAENLQLVADGRPDGNEAIAESLDLFPVLRELSGRRAGLLSGGQRQQLAIARALITRPRLLLLDEPTEGIQPSVVSEIEETILALTRRGGLSVLLVEQHVGFAMRAAQGYYVLEAGRVTSSGEGGAEFEQTVRAALSV
- the urtD gene encoding urea ABC transporter ATP-binding protein UrtD, translating into MSGEGLTVRDLRVTFDGFKAVDGVDLDIRPGDLRFLIGPNGAGKTTLVDAVTGLVKATGSVRFGGEDLLGKPVHRIARLGIGRTFQTATVFEELTVLQNLDIAAGARRGPLTMLRRRKDIPEAVTKALETTGLTDLRDRPAGVLAHGQKQWLEIGMLLVQDVKLLLLDEPVAGMSHDEREATGELLQRVSEDHTVVVIEHDMDFMRSFARSVSVLHAGKVLSEGSVAEVQADAEVQEVYLGRASEPEPAAVPVPEEA
- a CDS encoding DUF4232 domain-containing protein: MRSANRFTARAAVSSMVVAAALSLVAVQAASAAAPRKAASIVDCTTENTKLTVKDVPHPINHLLLTVTNTGTKLCNAYGAPFLAAGAGAQAAVPWLESSRPQAVVTLAPGESAYAGIGTYTPDGYEGHTAKTLGVSFSNRQLNGSIGAGKTLKLPNGGVYFNSSNYVTYWQSDVDNALFG